The sequence CGACGATGCCGGTGCCGATTACCATCAACCAGCGCCCGCCATGGCGATCGACCAGTGTGCCGACCAGCGGCGCGATGCACGCGGCGATGATGCCTTCGCCGGAGCGCAGCAGCGAAAAGACGCCGCGCGACACGCCGAGATCGGCGGTCAGCGGCTTTAAGAAAATGCTCATCGTACTGGCGAGAGCGAAGGACGAGGCGACGTTGGCGAGGAAGCCGACGCCGACGATGTACCAGCCATAGAACATCGCCGGCTTAGAAGTGCGCACCGCGCCCGCTGTGGTCTCCACCAGATTGATTTATCAGCAAGCCGACGAGGGGCGCAATCAAACGGCAAAATTTATTGTCGCGCCATGAACAATTGTTGGCGCGCCGCGTCTAACCGTTCAGCAAGTGATGATGGGAAACGCGCCTGGCGGCTGCTCGCGATTTGCGCTAGCGTAAACTCTCCAACGAAAGGAATTGCCATGAGAACTATTTTAGCGATCCTCATGTTGCTACCGTCGGCTTCCGCGATTCACGCCCAGCAACGGCCCGAACGGCCGCCGCCGCCGTCGATCACCGTGAACGGCGAAGCGACCATCGCCGCCGAACCGGATCAAGCGCAAATCGACATCGGCGTCACCACCCAAGCGCGTAGCGCGCCGGACGCATCAAAAGAGAATGCCGAACGGCTCACCCGTGTCCTCAGCGAAATCAAAAAGCTGTTGGGCAAAGGCGACGAAGTCAAAACCAGCGGCTACTCTCTCAACCCGCAATATCGTTATCCCCAAGGCGGCAAACCGGAGATCGTCGGCTACACGGCGAACAACATCGTGCGGATCAAAACCGCCAAGCTCGACGAAGTCGGCAAGATCATCGATGCCGCCATGCAAGCCGGCGCCAATAACATCAATCGTTTGATGTTCACGTTGAAAGACGAAGAAGCCGCGCGCTTAGACGCGCTACGTCAGGCTTCGGCCAAAGCGAAAGCCAAAGCCGAAGTGATCGCCGCGTCGTTGGGATTGAAAGTGCTGCGCATCGCCGCCGTCACCGAAGGCGAGCGTTCGTTCCAGCCGATTTTTCGCCAAGCGCCCATGGCGCGCGGCGAAGCGTTAGCCGCCCAAGCTCCCACTCCGGTGGAAGCGGGAACGATCGATGTGCGTTCGACGGTGACGTTAACCGCTGAAGTGGGCGAACGATAACTATTTGCCGGTTTGAATCCGACGACAATTTTCTCGGTTGGATTATTGGAGTGATGGAGTACTGGAGTATTGGGCTTTCCGGATCCGACCCATCATTCCAGTACTCCAGTTTCTGCCTATCCCTCAAACTTCCCCGGATCTTTATAGTAATGTTTGTAATACCACTCAGCGATCTCCCCGCCCGTGGTGCGCCACACGCCTTCGTGCCCACACATGTAATCGAGCGCCATTTCTAAATATTTAATTCGAAACGGCATGCCGATGACAAACGGATGAAGCGGCAAGCAGAGCACGCGGCCGCCCGATGCGCTGTCTTTGTAGAGCGTATCGAAGTGATCGCAGACCATACGAAAATATTGTTCCGGCGTATGATTCTCACGCTGAAAGACACGGATGTCGTTGACGCCGAGCTCGTAAGGAACGACCAGCATGCGGCCGCTCTGGACGCGCATCGGTGTCGGCTGCTCGTCGTTGCCCCAGTCGCAAACATATTCGAAACCTTCCGCCGCGAGATGATCAGGCGTGTGTAGGTTCTCGCCCAAGCCAGGACCAAGCCAACCCTTCGGCGCTTTGCCCGTGGCCTTGGTGATAATTTCTTTGACGTTGTGAATGATGCCGCGTTCTTCCTCCGGCGG comes from Deltaproteobacteria bacterium and encodes:
- a CDS encoding DUF541 domain-containing protein, which encodes MNNCWRAASNRSASDDGKRAWRLLAICASVNSPTKGIAMRTILAILMLLPSASAIHAQQRPERPPPPSITVNGEATIAAEPDQAQIDIGVTTQARSAPDASKENAERLTRVLSEIKKLLGKGDEVKTSGYSLNPQYRYPQGGKPEIVGYTANNIVRIKTAKLDEVGKIIDAAMQAGANNINRLMFTLKDEEAARLDALRQASAKAKAKAEVIAASLGLKVLRIAAVTEGERSFQPIFRQAPMARGEALAAQAPTPVEAGTIDVRSTVTLTAEVGER
- a CDS encoding polysaccharide deacetylase → MENRRYDYSPIIRRPKIEWPNHGRIALWVAPNIEYFHFNMPIRGSGSNHTPDVPGYTLRDYGSRVGVFRIMEVLDKFAIRASVLLNAEVCEQHPAIIEEGNKRKWEWLGHGMTNSISMLDYPPEEERGIIHNVKEIITKATGKAPKGWLGPGLGENLHTPDHLAAEGFEYVCDWGNDEQPTPMRVQSGRMLVVPYELGVNDIRVFQRENHTPEQYFRMVCDHFDTLYKDSASGGRVLCLPLHPFVIGMPFRIKYLEMALDYMCGHEGVWRTTGGEIAEWYYKHYYKDPGKFEG